Within Pirellulales bacterium, the genomic segment TGTCTCCTCGACGGCGCTGCGAGATCGCCGGAGCTTGTGACGCCGGCGAGTCACTGATAAAATCGCGAGTTTGATTTATCGCTAATCGCTGAGATGCCACTTTGAACACGACCCAGAAACTCAAGATCGCCGTCATTGGCGGCGACGGGACCGGACCCGAAGTCACTGCCGAGGCGATCAAGGTGCTCGCGGCGGTTGCCGGGCTGGAAAAGTTCGGTTACGAATTGCAGCATTACGATTTTGGCGGCGAGCGCTATCTGCGCACCGGCGAGACGCTCCCGAAGGGGGCCGTGGAGGAACTGCGAAAGTTCAACGCCATTTTCCTCGGCGCCGTCGGCCATCCCGACGTGCCGCCCGGCGTGATGGAAAAGGGGTTGCTGCTGGAACTGCGGTTCCAGTTGGATCAGTACATCAACCTCCGCCCGGTCAAGCTATTTCCGGGCGTCGAAACGCCGTTGCGCGACAAGGGGCCGGCGGACATCGATTTCGTCGTGGTCCGCGAGAACACGGAGGACCTCTATTGCGGCGTCGGCGGTTTCCTGAAGAAGGGCACTCCCGATGAGGTAGCCAGCCAGACGGCCGTTTACACGCGCAAAGGCTGCGAGCGCTGCATCCGCTGGGCCTTCGACTACACCCGGCGGCGGAACAATCCCAAGGGAAAAATGCTCACGCTCGTGGCCAAGACCAACGTGCTCACCTTTGGCCACGATCTCTGGTGGCGCACGTTTCAGGAAGTCGCTCGCGAATATCCCGACGTCAAGGCCGACTACAACCACGTCGACGCCTGCTGCATGTGGATGGTGAAGAACCCCGAGTATTACGACGTGATCGTGACCACGAACATGTTTGGCGACATTATCACCGATTTGGGCGGCATCTTGCAGGGCGGAATGGGCGTGGCGGCCGGCGGCAACATCAATCCCG encodes:
- a CDS encoding 3-isopropylmalate dehydrogenase: MNTTQKLKIAVIGGDGTGPEVTAEAIKVLAAVAGLEKFGYELQHYDFGGERYLRTGETLPKGAVEELRKFNAIFLGAVGHPDVPPGVMEKGLLLELRFQLDQYINLRPVKLFPGVETPLRDKGPADIDFVVVRENTEDLYCGVGGFLKKGTPDEVASQTAVYTRKGCERCIRWAFDYTRRRNNPKGKMLTLVAKTNVLTFGHDLWWRTFQEVAREYPDVKADYNHVDACCMWMVKNPEYYDVIVTTNMFGDIITDLGGILQGGMGVAAGGNINPDPGGVSMFEPMGGSAPKYTGLNVINPIAAINAMSMLLEQTGHAKAADRVMRAIQSVTGTKMKSQAAGKMGHGTREVGDLVVQAL